The region CTGGCCGCGACCACGGAGAACGCGGCGATCGCGCTCTGCGGCAACTCGCTGGCGCTGTACAACCCGCCGATCCGGGTGGCGGAGGAGATCGCGATGCTGGACTGCCTCTCCGGCGGCCGGATCATCGCCGGGATCGTGTTCGGCACACCGATGGACAGCGCGTTCTCCTACGGCATCCCGCCGATCGAGTTGCGCGAGCGCTTCCACGAGGCCCGGGAGCTGATCACCCGGGCCTGGAAGGCCGAGGAGCCGTTCGCGTTCAACGGGAAGTACACCCAGCTGCGCTACGTGAACCCGTGGCCGCGGCCGGTGCAGGACGAGATCCCCGTGTGGATCCCGGGCAGCGGCAGCGTCGAGACCTGGGACGTCGTCAACGCGTTCGACCACTGCTACGGCTACCTGTCGTTCTCGGGCAAGCAGAGCGCCGAGCCCATCGTGAAGGGCTTCTGGGAGCACACCCAGCGCCAAGGCGCGAACATGAACCCGAACCGGATGGCGTTCACGCAGGTCATCTGCTGCGCGGACACCGACGAGGAGGCGGAGCGCCAGTACGCCGACGCGGTGAAGTACTTCTACCGCCAGAACCCGACCGCGATCTGGCAGGCGACGCCGCCCGGCTACACCTCCCAGGCATCGATCCGGGAGAACCTGACCCGGGCGAAGACGATCTCGGCCGAGGAACGGCTCAAGGCACAGCGCGGCGAGCTGAGCTTCTGGGAGTACGACGAGCTCGGCTACATCATCGCGGGCACGCCGGAGCGGGTGGAGCAGCGTGTGCGGGAGCTCGTGACGGACCTGCGGATCGGCCAGCTCATCACGTGCATGCACGTGGGTAACCTGCCCGAGGACGTGGCCGCGAAGAACAACCACCTCGTCGGTACGCAGGTGATCCCCAAGCTGCGGGACATCTGGGCGGACCAGGAGGACCGGTGGACGCCGAAGGTGAGCCAGGAACGGGTGGCGGCGAGGTTCGGCGGGGTGAGCGTCTGACCGGCCCGTGGTCGCCGCCGCCCGGCGGCCGGGTCGCCGGGGCGATCGCACCGTTTTGGGCTGTTCGCGTGATCCCGCAAACGACCTTCGTACCCTAGTCTGAACCCGCTGAACGAACGATCGCTAACTGGCGGTGGGTCCGGAGTGGACATCGACGTCCAAAGCGGGAGGCAGCGCATGAGCGCGACCGGAACGGGCGGTCCCGGTGTGGACGAGACCCTGGCCGTCCTGCTTCGCCTGCTCGCCACCGAGGCCCCGGACGAGGCGTTCCACCGGCTCGCCGAGGTCGGCGAGGCCGGCCCGCCCGGTCCGGTCCGGGACGCGGCGCTCCTCGCCCTGCGTCGCGCGGAACGGATCCGGGCGCGGCTCTCCCGCCGCAAGCGCCGGGAGAAGGAAACCCAGGCGCTGCTGGAGACCGCTCGCGGGCTGGCCGCGATTCGGGACGTCGACGAGGCGCTGGAGGCGATCGTCGCGCGCACCCGGCAGCTCCTCGGGACCGACGCGACCTACCTGGCCCTGGTCGACCCGGAGCGCGGCGACGCCTACATGCGCGTCACGCTCGGCACCGTCACGCGGACCATCGAGACGGTCCGGCAGCCGCCGGGCAGCGGCGTCGGGGGCCGGATCGTCGCGACCGGGGAGCCGTTCGCCACCGCCAACTACCTGCTCGATCCGCGGCTCACCCGCAACCCGCACGTCGCGGACGCGGTGGCCGAGGACGGCATCGTCAGCATCGCCGGCGTCCCGATGCGCCGTGGGCCGGAGGTCGTCGGGGTCCTCTTCGCCGCCAACCGCCACGAGCGCACCTTCGACCAGGACGAGATCGCGCTCCTGTCCGCGCTGGCGGACCACGCGGCGGTCGTGATCGAGAACGCCCGCCTCTTCGCCGACGCCGAGGCGACGGCCCGGCGGCTGCGGGAGGCGAACGCCGAGCTGGCGGCGCACGGCAGCGCCCTCGAACGGGCCGGCGCCGCCCACGAGCAGCTCATGCCGATGGCGTTACGGCGGGCGGACGTCGGCGAGCTGGTCGAGGTGGTCGCCGGGATGCTCGGCGGCACAGTCGTGGCCGTCGGGCCCGACGGCGCGGCCCTCGCCGTCGCCGGCGGCCCGGCCCCGGAGCCCCTTCCGGTGCCCGAGCCGGGCGTCGTCGGCGCGCAGCGGGCCGGCGACTCGACCTGGGTGGTGCCGGTCCGCGCCGGCACGGACGAGTTCGGCCATCTCGTGCTCGACAGCCGCGAACCGCTGCTCGGCGCGGACGTCCGGACCTTCGAACGGGCGGCGCAGACGGCCGCGCTGCTGCAGCTCATGGAACGCCAGGCCTTCACGGCCGAGCAGCATGTGCGGGGCGAGCTCGTCGACGAGCTGCTGGCCGAGCGGGAGCCGGACTGGCCGGCGTTCGACCGGCGGGCCCGGCGCTCCCACGGCATCGACCTCACCCGGCCGCACACGGTCCTGGTCCTCACCGCCACCGGGACCAGCCGCCGCGCGCTGCTCCGCGCCGCGACCGAGCGTGCCGGCCGGCACCGGGGCCTCGCCCTGGAGCACGCGGCCCACGTCGTGCTGCTGCTCCCCGACGTCGATCCGGCGGAGGCGGCCCTCGCCGTGCCCGTCGAGCTCGGGCGGGCGACCGGCGGCATCGTCACCGCCGGCGCGGCCGGGCCGTCGGCCTCTGCGCGCGAGCTCCGGAGCCGGCACCGCGAGGCGGACCGCTGCCACCGGCTGCTCCTCGCGCTGGGCCGAGAGGGCGAGGGGGCGAGCACGGACCAGCTGGGCGCGCTCGGGCTGATCCTCGAGGGCACGTCGCGCGCACAGGTGCGCGCGCTGCTGGCCCAGACCGTCGTCCCGCTGCAGCGCTACGACGCCGAGCACGGGTCCGAGCTGCTCCAGACCCTCGACGGCTACTTCGCCGCCGGGCAGAACCCGCGGGCCGCGGCCAAGGCCCTGCAGGTGCACCCAAACACGGTCTACCAGCGGCTGGATCGGATCGACCGGGTGCTCGGCCACCGCCGCTGGCGGGAACCGCCGGGCGCGCTGACCGCGCAGGTCGCACTGCAGCTCCACCGGATCTGCGAGCACATCCCGGTCGAGGAGCTGGTGGCCGGGTGAGCCCACCTCAGGCCGTCACCGACACCGTCCGGCGGGGACAGGAGGCCCGATGACGCTGACCACGATCCGCACGTCCACTCCCGCAGAGGTCCTGGACGCGCTGCTCGCCCTGCTCGCCGAGGACGCCCCCGCCGCCGAGATCGCGGCGCGGGCCGCCGAGCTGGTCGACGGCGCCGACCCCCGCCGCCGTGACCTGCTCGCCCGCGCCGCGGCGGATGCGGTCCGCATCCGGAACCTGCTCGACCGTCGCGAGCAGCGC is a window of Pseudonocardia sp. T1-2H DNA encoding:
- a CDS encoding LLM class flavin-dependent oxidoreductase; amino-acid sequence: MKFHWFAQQYYTRLPQEYGDTVESSWVTPPAATADPAKVGEDYHTYLRLMQQADGLGWDSLLLNEHHQTSLAMTPSPNLIASILAATTENAAIALCGNSLALYNPPIRVAEEIAMLDCLSGGRIIAGIVFGTPMDSAFSYGIPPIELRERFHEARELITRAWKAEEPFAFNGKYTQLRYVNPWPRPVQDEIPVWIPGSGSVETWDVVNAFDHCYGYLSFSGKQSAEPIVKGFWEHTQRQGANMNPNRMAFTQVICCADTDEEAERQYADAVKYFYRQNPTAIWQATPPGYTSQASIRENLTRAKTISAEERLKAQRGELSFWEYDELGYIIAGTPERVEQRVRELVTDLRIGQLITCMHVGNLPEDVAAKNNHLVGTQVIPKLRDIWADQEDRWTPKVSQERVAARFGGVSV
- a CDS encoding helix-turn-helix domain-containing protein — translated: MSATGTGGPGVDETLAVLLRLLATEAPDEAFHRLAEVGEAGPPGPVRDAALLALRRAERIRARLSRRKRREKETQALLETARGLAAIRDVDEALEAIVARTRQLLGTDATYLALVDPERGDAYMRVTLGTVTRTIETVRQPPGSGVGGRIVATGEPFATANYLLDPRLTRNPHVADAVAEDGIVSIAGVPMRRGPEVVGVLFAANRHERTFDQDEIALLSALADHAAVVIENARLFADAEATARRLREANAELAAHGSALERAGAAHEQLMPMALRRADVGELVEVVAGMLGGTVVAVGPDGAALAVAGGPAPEPLPVPEPGVVGAQRAGDSTWVVPVRAGTDEFGHLVLDSREPLLGADVRTFERAAQTAALLQLMERQAFTAEQHVRGELVDELLAEREPDWPAFDRRARRSHGIDLTRPHTVLVLTATGTSRRALLRAATERAGRHRGLALEHAAHVVLLLPDVDPAEAALAVPVELGRATGGIVTAGAAGPSASARELRSRHREADRCHRLLLALGREGEGASTDQLGALGLILEGTSRAQVRALLAQTVVPLQRYDAEHGSELLQTLDGYFAAGQNPRAAAKALQVHPNTVYQRLDRIDRVLGHRRWREPPGALTAQVALQLHRICEHIPVEELVAG